TGAAATGGAAACAGATCCTACAAAAGAAATTATTGTTGGAGCTTAATAAAGATTCAATGAATCAAAAAGCATTTACATTGATCGAAATTATGGTTGTTATGGTTGTCATAGGTTTTATGGCAACCATAATATCTACAAGATTTTTTAAAAGAAAAGATAATATTAAAATAGGTGCAGTAATTGGTCAATTTAATAATATGCTTACAATAGCTCGGCAAGAAGCTGTTTTTAATGAAAAAATGTACAGACTTTTGTTTAAATCTGAAAAAGAATTACCGGATTCCGTTACTATTCAGGTAATGGAAATAGATTCTGAAAATAAAAATAAGTTAATTCCTGAAAAAGTTTATTCCGAATATTTAAATACCCAATATATTTTGCCTGAAAATTTTAAAATTGAATCCGTGTATTTAAATAAAGATGATTTATTGGCAGATAAAAAGAGAGAAGCTTTTTGCTATATATCCAAAGATGGACTTGTTCAAAACATATTAATTCATATTGTTAAAATTAATGAAGATCAAAAAGTAAAATATT
The window above is part of the Candidatus Dependentiae bacterium genome. Proteins encoded here:
- a CDS encoding type II secretion system GspH family protein, which gives rise to MNQKAFTLIEIMVVMVVIGFMATIISTRFFKRKDNIKIGAVIGQFNNMLTIARQEAVFNEKMYRLLFKSEKELPDSVTIQVMEIDSENKNKLIPEKVYSEYLNTQYILPENFKIESVYLNKDDLLADKKREAFCYISKDGLVQNILIHIVKINEDQKVKYSFKVEPFIGEFQLVEGFLKPEK